Proteins encoded within one genomic window of Rhodothermales bacterium:
- a CDS encoding zinc-binding alcohol dehydrogenase family protein, with protein MKSIVLEAPGQFRFDERPDPSPKGSGDALVRVRRIGVCGTDLHAYRGDQPFFAYPRVLGHELGVEVVASASDRVRPGDYGAVEPYLHCGVCRPCREGRTNCCSKLSVLGVHQDGGLCDYLVVPASKLHVSAMLPLEHLALVEMLGIGAHAVARAGITAQDQVLVIGAGPIGLSAIQFARLVGADVVVMETNPDRMAFCKRFMDVRGCVAAGDDAERCLREQFDGDLPGVVLDATGNRHAMANAFSLVDSGGRLVLIGLFIGELAFYDPEFHRKELTLLSSRNATAADFAYVIRMLESGKINLNPWITHRVGFDDVIDAFPTFVDPAEGVIKAMIDLD; from the coding sequence ATGAAATCGATCGTCCTCGAGGCCCCCGGTCAGTTTCGGTTTGATGAACGTCCCGATCCGAGCCCGAAAGGGAGCGGCGACGCGCTCGTCCGGGTGCGACGGATCGGGGTGTGCGGCACCGACCTGCACGCCTATCGGGGTGATCAGCCGTTTTTCGCGTATCCGCGGGTGCTGGGTCACGAACTCGGCGTCGAAGTCGTCGCAAGCGCCAGCGATCGGGTTCGGCCGGGCGACTACGGCGCGGTGGAGCCCTACCTGCATTGCGGCGTATGCCGGCCCTGCCGCGAGGGCCGCACCAACTGCTGTTCGAAGCTTTCCGTGCTGGGCGTCCACCAGGACGGCGGCCTGTGCGATTACCTCGTGGTCCCGGCGTCCAAGCTCCACGTCTCCGCCATGTTGCCGCTGGAGCATCTTGCGCTGGTGGAGATGCTGGGCATCGGGGCGCACGCGGTGGCGCGCGCCGGCATCACCGCGCAGGATCAGGTGCTGGTGATCGGGGCCGGTCCCATCGGGCTCTCCGCCATCCAGTTTGCCCGCCTGGTCGGCGCCGATGTCGTGGTGATGGAGACGAACCCGGACCGCATGGCGTTCTGCAAGCGGTTCATGGACGTGCGCGGCTGCGTCGCCGCCGGCGACGACGCCGAGCGGTGCCTCCGCGAACAGTTCGACGGCGACCTGCCCGGCGTCGTCCTCGACGCCACCGGAAACCGGCATGCCATGGCGAACGCGTTTTCGCTGGTCGACTCGGGCGGGAGACTCGTCTTGATCGGCCTCTTCATCGGCGAGCTGGCGTTCTACGATCCCGAATTTCATCGCAAGGAGCTCACGCTCCTCAGCAGCCGCAACGCCACCGCCGCCGACTTCGCCTATGTGATCCGGATGCTCGAATCGGGCAAGATCAACCTGAACCCGTGGATCACGCACCGCGTGGGGTTCGACGACGTCATCGACGCCTTTCCCACGTTTGTCGATCCGGCGGAAGGCGTGATCAAGGCCATGATCGACCTCGATTGA